Proteins from a genomic interval of Aquabacterium sp. J223:
- a CDS encoding TauD/TfdA family dioxygenase, which produces MNDYRHVEVLPLTGALGAEVRGVDLRQPLREEVWEEVLRAYDRHLVIWFAEQTIDHAQHLAFARRFGDLIRIPQIHSLEGEPFVQIVRREATDTGRVVGESWHTDSTFMDRPPAAVVMRAIDVPPHGGDTGFSNMALAWDSLSPAFQRMIEPLRAVHSGTRVFGSAYHAQQRKYAATSAKADLADLEMADRETVHPVVCTDPRTGQRHLYVNRVFVQRFEDMSAEESRPLLEFLYQQQERFDLTCRVRWRNGQVLVWDNRRSQHRAVPDYAGMRRYLTRVTVGGPRPA; this is translated from the coding sequence TTGAACGACTACCGCCACGTCGAGGTGCTGCCGCTGACCGGCGCGTTGGGCGCGGAGGTCCGCGGGGTGGACCTGCGCCAGCCGCTGCGCGAGGAGGTCTGGGAAGAGGTGCTGCGCGCCTACGACCGGCACCTCGTGATCTGGTTCGCCGAGCAGACCATCGACCACGCCCAGCACCTGGCCTTCGCCCGCCGCTTCGGCGACCTGATCCGCATCCCGCAGATCCACAGCCTGGAGGGCGAGCCCTTCGTGCAGATCGTGCGCCGCGAGGCGACGGACACCGGCCGCGTGGTCGGCGAGAGCTGGCACACCGACAGCACCTTCATGGACCGGCCGCCGGCGGCGGTGGTGATGCGCGCCATCGACGTGCCGCCCCATGGCGGCGACACCGGCTTCTCGAACATGGCGCTGGCCTGGGACAGCCTGTCGCCCGCCTTCCAGCGAATGATCGAGCCGCTGCGGGCGGTGCACAGCGGCACCCGCGTCTTCGGTTCGGCCTACCACGCGCAGCAGCGCAAGTACGCCGCCACCAGCGCCAAGGCCGACCTCGCCGACCTCGAGATGGCCGACCGCGAGACGGTGCACCCGGTGGTCTGCACCGACCCGCGCACCGGGCAGCGCCACCTCTACGTCAACCGGGTGTTCGTGCAGCGCTTCGAGGACATGAGCGCCGAGGAAAGCCGGCCGCTGCTGGAGTTCCTCTACCAGCAGCAGGAACGCTTCGACCTCACCTGCCGCGTGCGCTGGCGCAACGGGCAGGTGCTGGTGTGGGACAACCGGCGCAGCCAGCACCGCGCGGTGCCCGACTACGCCGGCATGCGCCGCTACCTGACGCGGGTGACGGTCGGCGGGCCGCGGCCCGCCTGA
- a CDS encoding tripartite tricarboxylate transporter substrate binding protein: MPNDRPTDAARRRSLQRLTVAATAPWALPAALSSWALPARAQGGYPSKPVRIVVPFPPGGATDALVRLLAERLGQRWNQTVLVENKPGANTTLGTDVVAKSAPDGHVLGVVTGSHNINPLLTQKLPYDTLKDLVGVMAITRSQMAIYAHPSLPASTPAEFIALAKKQKVAYGSATTQSFLGMELLSSMAGVKMEYVPYKGSAQAMNDLMGGHLMVMIDPVLQSTVEHVKNGRMKLIGTLGARPGELTPQTPTFASVVPGYDFSATFGLITRAGTPPEVVRRIRDEFAAVMATPEVTERIRAFGQEVVASTPEAYQAYIVDEMRKWEPVVKATGAKLD; encoded by the coding sequence ATGCCCAACGACCGACCCACCGACGCCGCGCGCCGCCGCAGCCTGCAGCGCCTGACCGTGGCCGCCACCGCGCCGTGGGCGCTGCCCGCCGCACTCTCGTCCTGGGCGCTGCCCGCCCGTGCACAGGGCGGCTACCCGAGCAAGCCGGTGCGCATCGTCGTGCCGTTTCCGCCGGGCGGCGCCACCGACGCGCTGGTGCGCCTGCTGGCCGAGCGCCTCGGCCAGCGCTGGAACCAGACCGTGCTGGTGGAGAACAAGCCGGGCGCCAACACCACGCTGGGCACCGACGTGGTGGCCAAGTCGGCGCCGGACGGGCATGTGCTCGGCGTGGTCACCGGCTCGCACAACATCAACCCGCTGCTGACGCAGAAGCTGCCGTACGACACGCTGAAGGACCTCGTCGGCGTGATGGCCATCACCCGCAGCCAGATGGCGATCTACGCCCACCCCTCGCTGCCGGCCAGCACGCCGGCCGAGTTCATCGCGCTGGCGAAGAAGCAGAAGGTGGCCTACGGCTCGGCAACCACGCAGTCCTTCCTCGGCATGGAGCTGCTGTCCTCGATGGCCGGCGTGAAGATGGAGTACGTGCCGTACAAGGGCAGCGCGCAGGCGATGAACGACCTGATGGGCGGCCACCTGATGGTGATGATCGACCCGGTGCTGCAGAGCACGGTGGAGCACGTGAAGAACGGCCGCATGAAGCTGATCGGCACCCTCGGCGCGCGCCCCGGCGAGCTGACGCCGCAGACGCCGACCTTCGCCAGCGTGGTGCCCGGCTACGACTTCTCGGCCACCTTCGGCCTCATCACCCGCGCCGGCACGCCGCCGGAGGTGGTGCGCCGCATCCGCGACGAGTTCGCCGCGGTGATGGCCACGCCCGAGGTCACCGAGCGCATCCGCGCCTTCGGCCAGGAGGTGGTGGCCTCCACGCCGGAGGCCTACCAGGCCTACATCGTCGACGAGATGCGCAAGTGGGAGCCGGTGGTCAAGGCCACCGGCGCCAAGCTCGACTGA